A part of Corynebacterium lactis RW2-5 genomic DNA contains:
- a CDS encoding SLC41A family transporter: MSEEKLTVAELMARRKQEGASSDAPRRRRRRSLEEGGISVKELTGSIPRVKADGPRRGAHAMGSAGEEVDEQAQQTENPLADDTTAQPAEVVEPAVTEQAAEAPDPTPEQVPETAAEEDSPKVEAASKAVATPAAPAAQDAPKAPAAQPVETSALPIVVPMAPRPVMINSERSEITYTFTELRNSENSEQTVGKPGPVARAVLDGSNSYDDRPTASIPVIEDVEQPVKVAPQVAASVDSAEGHGGVAETENEVAVDKSKVVEWTGGSYGADAKREQRPAAEEPQAEDQVQEPAEESEPQRAEKKAQERKSDKRAAAKDAKEDPNYSEDNSLSVPLLLIQVFVGLILGAVVFLGFTLAWQQLPTAVVVILALIISGGLAAIANYVRRSRDIATPILAGVVGLALTFGPWLIFQL; the protein is encoded by the coding sequence ATGAGCGAGGAAAAGCTCACCGTTGCCGAATTGATGGCGCGGCGGAAGCAGGAGGGCGCTTCCTCCGATGCTCCGCGGCGCCGTCGCCGCCGCAGCCTTGAAGAGGGCGGCATTTCCGTCAAGGAGCTCACTGGTTCCATTCCGCGCGTGAAGGCCGACGGTCCTCGCCGTGGCGCCCACGCCATGGGCAGCGCGGGCGAGGAAGTCGATGAGCAGGCTCAGCAGACCGAAAATCCGCTTGCCGACGACACCACGGCCCAGCCGGCCGAAGTGGTCGAGCCCGCGGTAACTGAGCAGGCTGCGGAAGCGCCTGACCCGACCCCGGAGCAGGTTCCGGAGACTGCCGCGGAGGAAGATTCTCCGAAGGTTGAAGCTGCCTCGAAGGCTGTGGCGACTCCGGCAGCGCCAGCTGCTCAGGACGCCCCGAAGGCGCCTGCTGCTCAGCCGGTGGAAACCTCCGCGCTTCCAATCGTCGTGCCGATGGCCCCGCGCCCGGTCATGATTAACAGCGAGCGCTCTGAAATTACCTACACGTTCACTGAGCTGCGTAACTCGGAAAACTCCGAGCAGACGGTCGGCAAGCCCGGCCCGGTCGCGCGAGCAGTCCTGGACGGCTCCAACTCCTACGACGACCGCCCGACCGCTTCCATCCCAGTCATTGAGGATGTCGAGCAACCGGTGAAGGTTGCGCCTCAGGTCGCTGCCTCCGTGGACTCCGCCGAGGGCCACGGGGGTGTCGCAGAGACCGAGAACGAGGTGGCCGTCGACAAGTCGAAGGTTGTTGAGTGGACTGGCGGTTCCTACGGGGCTGACGCAAAGCGAGAGCAGCGCCCGGCCGCTGAGGAGCCGCAGGCCGAGGATCAGGTTCAGGAGCCAGCTGAGGAGAGTGAGCCTCAGCGCGCTGAGAAGAAGGCGCAGGAACGGAAGTCGGACAAGCGGGCCGCCGCAAAGGATGCTAAGGAAGACCCCAATTACTCCGAGGACAACTCACTGTCGGTGCCGCTGCTTCTCATCCAGGTTTTCGTTGGCCTGATCCTCGGTGCGGTGGTGTTCCTGGGATTCACCCTGGCATGGCAGCAGCTGCCGACGGCCGTCGTTGTGATTCTGGCGCTGATTATCAGCGGTGGCCTGGCGGCGATTGCGAATTACGTGCGTCGTTCCAGGGATATCGCCACCCCGATTCTGGCTGGAGTTGTGGGGCTCGCGCTTACGTTCGGCCCGTGGCTGATCTTCCAGCTCTAG
- a CDS encoding Ppx/GppA phosphatase family protein, which produces MRLGVLDVGSNTVHLVMVDARRGGHPTPMSDSKSTMKLVEYLDKDNNLSAKGIDKLTGYIAEAKELVEQMKCEEMISFATSAVRDAANSDDVLAHVEKETGINLQILSGEDEARLTFLAVRRWYGWSAGRLINLDIGGGSLELTSGTDEDPEAAYSLLLGAGRLTHEWFDTDPPSRKKIDLLRDYIDAELVEPARHLRTLGEPDLAVATSKTFRTLARLTGAAPSAAGPRVRRTLTAAGLRQLIAFISRMTAADRAELEGVSSNRSHQIVAGALVAEASMRALGLDKVDICPWALREGIIFRRLDSDLNGEG; this is translated from the coding sequence GTGCGATTAGGTGTATTAGACGTAGGCAGTAATACCGTCCACTTGGTGATGGTCGATGCTCGTCGCGGTGGGCACCCCACCCCGATGAGCGATTCCAAGTCCACCATGAAATTGGTTGAGTACCTGGATAAGGACAACAACCTGTCCGCCAAGGGAATCGACAAGTTGACCGGCTACATCGCCGAGGCCAAGGAATTGGTCGAGCAGATGAAGTGCGAAGAGATGATTAGCTTCGCCACATCCGCAGTCCGCGATGCCGCCAACTCCGACGATGTGCTCGCGCATGTGGAGAAGGAAACCGGCATCAATCTGCAGATTCTCTCCGGCGAGGACGAAGCCCGGCTCACCTTCCTGGCGGTTCGACGTTGGTATGGATGGTCCGCGGGGCGCCTTATCAACCTCGATATCGGCGGTGGTTCCCTGGAGCTGACCTCCGGCACCGACGAGGACCCGGAGGCCGCGTACTCGCTGCTGCTCGGCGCTGGTCGCCTGACCCACGAGTGGTTCGACACCGACCCGCCATCGCGGAAGAAGATCGACTTGCTGCGCGACTACATCGACGCCGAGCTTGTCGAGCCGGCCCGCCACCTGCGCACCCTGGGTGAGCCCGACCTCGCGGTTGCGACCTCTAAGACGTTCCGCACGCTCGCCCGCCTGACTGGTGCGGCGCCGTCTGCCGCGGGTCCTAGGGTTCGTCGTACTCTCACCGCAGCGGGCCTGCGCCAGCTGATCGCCTTTATTTCCCGTATGACCGCGGCCGACCGCGCGGAGCTGGAGGGCGTCAGCTCGAACCGTTCTCACCAAATCGTTGCCGGTGCACTCGTCGCCGAAGCTAGTATGCGAGCATTGGGACTAGATAAGGTAGATATTTGTCCGTGGGCTCTGCGCGAGGGCATTATTTTCCGACGACTGGACAGCGACTTAAACGGAGAGGGATGA